A region from the Arachis ipaensis cultivar K30076 chromosome B01, Araip1.1, whole genome shotgun sequence genome encodes:
- the LOC107628213 gene encoding protein tesmin/TSO1-like CXC 2 isoform X5: MGATVVIPPATSVHELLECPVCTNSMYPPIHQDSPVFSFINSLSPIKPVKSAQIGQTFSSLSFPSPPRAFTSSNLTCFKESKVLRRHNPFGASRPGLSSEDGNKFQTSEEAIADSFHPYHNSRESQGNFHDGISVVDDSIALPGEHTDFSAEILQALNYNNCGNPGSDPGHEANSLEVFNQGLCQFDPKGQESECNWDNLISGDTDFFVFNSPNDAAFKGIMQKPDSHFMSLVLESSIYNGLRDSKLKIEDYRPEPLAIIDQMQDKHCLAMTSKTKEKPNVEVVSVMNCGTRRRCLDFETDSVQRKNSDDNLKSGSLGYEKQLVSAKRKSSSQQCIMPAVGLHLNAPDKEVISNDESSCGIHLNLPSCTSVQIYTSYEHQEPLAIEVDSSNIGPQPAKDNSHALDSTVNDVSQNSPKKKRHGDCKRCKCKKSKCLKLYCECFAARDYCTGNCSCKDCCNKLVHKDKVIQAHKQIESRNPLAFAPKVIPEPEIGNDPNKTPAPARHKRGCNCKQSVCIKKYCECFQAGVGCSLSCRCEGCKNTFGRKEGELSLLLQIKYPSESNYFIVSGANSMGVEAQLEVETEACGKVVEKASQIIEVQNSDNHPDFIPISTPFPLFSSLSEVKPNTRWSQPPKHSQAVSDQEMTDVLGGRGRSDRSPMTIKTSSPSGKRISTSKGELTISFPSPNHHR; encoded by the exons GATTCCCCTGTATTCAGTTTTATCAACAGTTTGTCGCCTATAAAGCCCGTGAAGTCTGCCCAGATTGGTCAAACATTTAGCTCGCTTAGCTTTCCTTCCCCTCCGCGTGCTTTTACTTCATCCAATCTCACCTGTTTCAAGGAATCAAAAGTTCTCAGGAG GCATAACCCTTTTGGGGCATCAAGGCCTGGGTTGTCATCTGAAGATGGTAATAAATTTCAGACAAGTGAAGAGGCTATTGCAGATTCATTTCATCCATATCATAACTCGAGGGAATCTCAGGGAAATTTTCATGATGGAATATCTGTAGTTGATGATTCGATTGCTCTACCTGGTGAGCACACAGACTTCTCAGCTGAGATACTGCAGgccttaaattataataattgtgGTAACCCTGGCTCTGATCCTGGTCATGAGGCTAACTCTCTTGAAGTGTTTAATCAGGGGTTGTGTCAATTTGATCCGAAGGGCCAAGAATCAGAGTGTAATTGGGATAATTTAATCTCTGGAGATACTGATTTCTTCGTTTTCAATTCCCCAAATGACGCAGCTTTTAAGGGTATAATGCAGAAACCAGATTCTCATTTTATGTCTCTGGTACTGGAATCTTCCATATATAATGGTCTGAGAGATAGCAAACTTAAAATAGAAGATTATCGTCCTGAGCCCTTAGCAATCATAGACCAAATGCAGGACAAACATTGCCTTGCCATGACtagcaaaacaaaagaaaaaccaaaTGTTGAG GTTGTTTCTGTAATGAACTGTGGTACACGGAGGCGATGTCTAGACTTTGAGACTGACAGTGTGCAAAGGAAGAACTCAGATGATAATTTAAAATCCGGTTCTCTTGGATATGAAAAACAACTGGTTTCTGCAAAACGCAAAAGCAGTTCACAGCAATGCATTATGCCTGCAGTTGGCTTACATTTGAATGCACCCGACAAAGAAGTCATAAGTAATGATGAGTCGTCTTGCGGAATTCATCTTAATCTTCCCAGTTGCACTTCCGTGCAAATCTATACCAGCTATGAACATCAGGAACCACTAGCAATAGAAGTGGATTCATCAAACATTGGGCCTCAGCCAGCTAAGGATAATTCTCATGCATTAGATTCCACTGTTAATGATGTCAGTCAGAATAGTCCCAAAAAGAAAAGACATGGAGACTGCAAGCGTTGCAAGTGCAAGAAATCAAAGTGTTTGAAGTT ATATTGTGAGTGCTTTGCTGCTCGTGACTACTGCACAGGCAACTGCTCATGTAAGGATTGCTGCAACAAACTTGTTCATAAAGACAAAGTCATTCAAGCTCACAAGCAGATCGAGTCTCGCAATCCTCTGGCTTTTGCTCCTAAAGTCATTCCTGAACCTGAAATTGGG AAtgatccaaataaaactccagcACCAGCACGACACAAGAGGGGATGCAACTGCAAACAATCAGTCTGCATAAAGAAATACTGTGAATGCTTTCAG GCTGGTGTTGGATGCTCTTTAAGCTGTAGATGTGAAGGGTGTAAGAACACATTTGGTAGAAAGGAGGGTGAGTTGTCCCTTCTTTTGCAAATTAAATACCCATCAGAATCTAACTATTTTATTGTTTCAGGCGCTAATTCTATGGGAGTAGAAGCCCAGCTAGAAGTAGAAACAGAGGCCTGTGGAAAAGTTGTTGAAAAAGCATCACAGATAATTGAAGTTCAGAACTCCGATAATCATCCAGATTTTATTCCAATCTCTACGCCATTCCCTCTGTTTAG TTCATTGTCAGAGGTGAAACCAAACACTCGTTGGTCTCAGCCACCTAAGCATTCTCAAGCTGTTTCGGACCAGGAAATGACAGATGTTCTTGGAGGCCGAGGCAGAAGTGATAGGTCTCCCATGACCATCAAAACTTCTTCTCCAAGTGGGAAGAGGATTTCCACTTCTAAGGGTGAATTGacaatttcttttccttctcctaATCATCATCGTTAG